The Deltaproteobacteria bacterium genomic interval ATTCCTTTCTCCATAGCTTCCTGGGTGGGGGGGCTGGCTCTGCCGCCTTTTGCCATTATCGGCATGATCGTGCTGGTGTATCTGATCGGGGGGTGTTTCATTGACGCGCTTGCGCTGGTCATGTTGACGATTCCCATCTTCTATCCCATCGTAATCGACCTGGGTTACGACCCCATATGGTTCGGTGTCATCATCGTCCTGGTCACTCAGATGGGAGTCATCACGCCCCCAGTGGGAATCAACGTATATGTTGTGAGCGGTATGGATCGCGAGACGCCTTTGGAGCTTATATTCAAGGGATCGCTTCCCTTCCTGATCGCACTGATCGTGGGAACGGGTGTGCTGATCATGCTACCCAAATTCGTTACCTGGCTGCCCGACTTGATGTATTAGGCGGTCTCCGCCTTTTTCAGCGTCTTGAATGCGATGCGAACATTCTCCGCCGGGATGGAACTTTCACGTCACTGCCTGAGTAGGAAAGGTAAGGAATGAGCCAAGCGAAAACCGGAACGCAGCCCATGTGTGCGGATTGCAGCCTCGAAACTGGCAGCAGGATCTGCCTGGATGCAGAGGGTGTCGGGTCCAAGGGATGCCCCACCTTGACGCGACCCCAGGTCCTCCAGGAGGCCATTAAAGAGTTCGAGAAACCGGAAGTCCGCGAGTTTGCCCGGCAGGCTTCTATCCAGGAAGCGGAATGTTACGCCAATCGAGATCAGCGGCCGTACGTGCTGCAGCCCACAAAGACCCGCATCGTCGAAATCTGTGAGTTTGCCCAAAAGATGAATTACACGCGGATCGGATTGGCTTTCTGTCTCGGTTTGGTCAACGAGGCGAAGATTGTGTCTGAGATCTTCAGAGAATACGGTATGGAAGTGGTATCCGCGCTCTGCAAAGCCGGCGGGACGTCAAAAGAACGTATCGGAATCCGGGACGAGGAAAAAATTCACCGGGGGACCGACGAACCCATGTGCAATCCCATCTACCAGGCCAAGCTCATGAATTGGGAAGAAACGGACTTCAACGTGCTATTGGGTCTTTGTGTGGGGCACGATTCTCTGTTTTTCAAATATGCTGAAGCGCCCACGACCGTCTTGGCGGTAAAGGACCGTGTTACCGGGCACAATCCCCTGGCCGCCATCTACCTTTCGGAATCCTACTATCGCAAGATCAGACACCCCGAGCTATGAAGTGATCGAGGACCGGATGTCGACGGATGACTTCCGGCGCCTTGAATTAGGAGCGGGGCTACACCCGGCTCGGAAAGGGAGCCCGGGCGTGCATTGGAGCGAGGGGCGAAATCTATCTCTTGTAGGTGCCCATAAGTTTCGTCTCGTCGAGGACGTGGCCCCGAATCGCTTCCAGCAGGTCGGATTTTCGGGCTTTGGGCGACAAGCTGGGAACCATGTCCAAGGCGTATAGTTTGAAGAAATAGCGATGCGGTTTTCCCCGGGGAGGGCAAGGCCCCCCATAGCCCGTCCTTCCGAAATCCGTTATTCCTTCGAGGCATCCCTTTGAAAGAGAAACCTTCTTGCCCAAACCTTCAGGCAAGGTGCGCGTTTCCGGGCCGATACCCCAAAGTACCCAGTGAACCCAGGTCCCAACCGGCGCATCGGGATCGTCGCAAATGAGAGCCAGACTTTTGGCGCCGGCGGGAGGGTCTGTCCAAGTCAATTCCGGCGATACGTCCTGCCCGTCACAAGTGTGCACCCGAGGAATCGGGGACCCGCTGGAAAATGCCTTGCTGGTCAGTTCAAACGCCATAAGACTTCCTCCCACAACTAGGGTGAACAGAATGCCGAGAAACGAAACCGCTAGGGTTCTTTTCGCCGTTTTGATAGATCCGGACAATCTCCCGATCTTCCCTATAAATTAAAAAAGCGACCATCAGGCTCATCGGGCGCTGTCCACCTCCCACATATAAACCAGAGTTATGGTCGCTTTCGAAAAGGTCAGTTTAATACGTTAACTTCTCAGCACGAACACGAACTACCACACGACTTCGCAGTGAAGTTTTCGGCTGTGATCGAAAAACCGGACTGCCATCCTCGCTCTATAAAATCGATGTTGATTTTGGCCATCCGATCCATCAGTTCCTGATCCACCAGGTATTTCAATCCCTGGAGGTCGAATACTTCATCGCTGTCCTTGGGCTCATCCAGAGCCAACTGTAAAGATGGACCGCTTCACCCGCCTTCCGCCCAAAAGACTCGAATGGGCTTCGGCTCCTGATTCTTGAAATACTCTATGAATTTCTCATGAGCTTGATCGCTAACAGAAAGCATAATTCATCCTCTCCTCGAAATTTTATCAAAACGTTAAGTTATCAGTATCCACTAAACTGATGGAAGTCAAGGCCAACGGCTTTGGAAAAATACCAGAGTCCTGTTCTCAAGCCGGGATTTCGATTCGGACGACGAGCCCCGAATCCAGTCTGTCCCACTTTTCTGCATACCTTTCTTTACTGATCGGCAGCACCGGGGGTCTGCTTTAGTCCAAACAACACTCGGAAGGGTGTAGGGTTCGATGGGGGTTTGATATGAGGCGCATGCCGGTGCAAGGCCCCCGATATTCAACCGCATGAGTTGATGAGGCGTCATAGGGCGAGTGCATGGACAAGGAGAAGAACGGCGTCTGCCGGATATCCCCGGTTTCTAGACACGAACCATGCACTCGATCCCAACTCTGCGTTCCGTTCGAGTTCATATCGGCGAATCGGTCCATTGTCCGAGGCGCCGCGAATCGGTTCCTTGACGATGGAGTGTCGAAGTGCGTTCTCGCGTGGATATGCATAGTTGCATTCGTCCGGAAAGAGGTTAACGTATGTACACGAAGTGAACATGATGTTCGTTGGGGAAGCGGCGAAGCCGTCTCTTCCGCCGACGCTTTCAAAAAGGGGTCTTTCATGAACGAAAACAGAGAAACACTGGCGATTTTCCCACTGCCCAATGTGGTATTGTTTCCGGGCATTGTGGTCCCGCTTAGGATATTCGAACCTCGTTATCTTGAAATGATGGCCGATGTGCTGAACGGAGATGGTCTGCTTGGGATCGTCACACTAAAGCCGGGCTGGGAGGCTGAGTACGAGAACAAGCCGGATGTCTATGAGGTGGGGTGTAAGGGCTTGGTCGTGAAATGCGATCAGGACGAGGAAGATTCATTGCAGGTATTGGTTCGCGGTGTGGGTAAGTTTCGCATTGCCGGGGAGATCGAAGGGAAATCGTATCGTCGAGCGGAAGTGATTCCTATTTCGGAAAGCCATGTGGAGGAATTGGACACGGAAGGGAACCAACTTCGACAGGAATTACTCTCCCAGCTGGTGGATTGCGGGGATCGCTTCATCGATATTGACCAAGTCAGCGAGCTTTCTGAATTGGACACGAATATTTTCATAAACGCCATGTCTTTTGTGAGCCCGTTTGACACGAGCTCGAAACAGTTTCTGCTCGAGGCTGAAAATGTACCTGAGCGGTACCGGAAGTATATTCAACTTGCCGAGTTCAGTCTGTGCGACCTGCGTATACAGGGCTCCAGAGTTTGGAGTGCCGAGTGCGGATTGGTGCATTAATGAGGAGACTCCGTATCGATATCCAAGTTAAAGAATAGTTCAAAAGGATCGAAGGGATCGTTCTTAGCAGGTAGGATGATCCCTTCAGCATGTCCGAACTCGAACCTTCTTCTTCCTTACTCGATCCATGCTCCCCGAGCACCCGTTCCTCAAGAGAGCCGCCTCCCTCCTAAACAACCCCGCCATGATTTCAGTCTGAAGACACGTTTAACGCTGTTCCGATCCGGCGTTTTAAGTTGACATCGGATCGGATCTGGGTTTTGTTGACGGAAACCACGTACATCGGAACGTATGGCGAAGAAGCCGTGAAACGGTTCCGATACCCTATTAAGCGAATGGTTCAATATTGATAAGGAGAGTGACATGGCCGAAAATGTGTATCACCGGCTTCGAGAATGGCTGGACGTGTTTTCTGTCGGCTTTCCATCCACGGAGTCGGGCGTAGAAATGAGACTGCTGAAACGCCTGTTTTCCGAGGAAGAGGCCGAGATGTTTCTCGCAATGACGCCAAGACTCGAGCCGCCGGAAAGCGTAGCCGAGCGAACGGGAAAGGAGCCGGTGCATACGGCCGCATTGCTCGAGAGCATGGCGGAAAAGGGTCTATTGTTTCGCATCAAAAAGGGAGAGGGCCTCTTATACGGTGCGGTGCCTTTTGTAGTGGGGCTTTTCGAGTATCAGGTCAAGGACATGGACCGGGAATTGGCCGAGCTATGTGAGGCATACTTCCAAGAGGCGTTTCTCGAACGGTGCAAGGATTACACCGCTCTGATGCGGCCGATACCGGTGAATCGTTCCATCGAAGTGGGGTGGCCCGTGGCCCCCTACGAAGACGCCAGAGCAATCATCAAAGGCAAGGATCTGATTGCCGTGGCGCCCTGCATCTGCCGTGTGCAGCAGCAACGTCTGGAGCACGCCTGCGACAAACCGCTCGAGGTCTGTTTTATGTTCGGGTCTCACGCCAGGTATTACATTGATCGGGACATGGGCCGTCAGGTCACCCAGGAAGAAGCCCTCGAGATACTCGATCGGTGTGACGAAGCGGGTCTCGTAACCCAGCCGTTCAATGCCCAGAATCCGGGCGGGATGTGCAACTGCTGCGGGGATTGCTGCAACATCCTTCGCGCGCTTAAACATCACCCGAATCCCGTAGAGGTAACGATCTCGAACTACTATGCGGAAGTGGATCCGGACGCATGCGTGGCCTGCGAAACGTGCCTGGACCGGTGTCAGATGGACGCGATATCCATGGGCGATGACGATGTGGCGCAGATCGATCTCCGTCGCTGCATCGGTTGCGGCTTGTGCGTCACCACGTGCACCAGCGAGGCTTTGAGCCTCAAGCCCAAACTTGAAGGTGAGCGGCGGGATCCTCCGGAAAAGGCCGTGGATACCCTGATGCAGATGGCCCAACAGCGCGGCGTGTTTGGGGCGGGGAAGTGAAAGCCGGATCGACCGGGTGCTATTGCTCAGGATGAAACGGGAGCCTCTTGCGGGGAGTGCGGCAATTCAGGCTGCATGAACCGTACGGACAGGGGTGGACTTTTCATGAGACGAGGAGTTTGATTGCAATGGCAAAGAGAATGACTCCGCCCGCCAGGCCGACCCTGTGGCCGAGCCATTGTGAGAGCCGGGTTCCCAGTTTCATGCCGGTCCAGGTCATCAGAGCGGCGGTGATCCCAATCCATACGGCGGGAACAAACAGCTGCCGGTCCAACAGGCCGAAACTCAAACCCACGCCCAAAGCATCCAAGCTGGTGGCAAGAGAAAGCGCCATGAGACTGAACCCTCGGGTAGG includes:
- a CDS encoding 4Fe-4S binding protein — protein: MAENVYHRLREWLDVFSVGFPSTESGVEMRLLKRLFSEEEAEMFLAMTPRLEPPESVAERTGKEPVHTAALLESMAEKGLLFRIKKGEGLLYGAVPFVVGLFEYQVKDMDRELAELCEAYFQEAFLERCKDYTALMRPIPVNRSIEVGWPVAPYEDARAIIKGKDLIAVAPCICRVQQQRLEHACDKPLEVCFMFGSHARYYIDRDMGRQVTQEEALEILDRCDEAGLVTQPFNAQNPGGMCNCCGDCCNILRALKHHPNPVEVTISNYYAEVDPDACVACETCLDRCQMDAISMGDDDVAQIDLRRCIGCGLCVTTCTSEALSLKPKLEGERRDPPEKAVDTLMQMAQQRGVFGAGK
- a CDS encoding DUF1847 domain-containing protein; protein product: MSQAKTGTQPMCADCSLETGSRICLDAEGVGSKGCPTLTRPQVLQEAIKEFEKPEVREFARQASIQEAECYANRDQRPYVLQPTKTRIVEICEFAQKMNYTRIGLAFCLGLVNEAKIVSEIFREYGMEVVSALCKAGGTSKERIGIRDEEKIHRGTDEPMCNPIYQAKLMNWEETDFNVLLGLCVGHDSLFFKYAEAPTTVLAVKDRVTGHNPLAAIYLSESYYRKIRHPEL
- a CDS encoding YbhB/YbcL family Raf kinase inhibitor-like protein; amino-acid sequence: MAFELTSKAFSSGSPIPRVHTCDGQDVSPELTWTDPPAGAKSLALICDDPDAPVGTWVHWVLWGIGPETRTLPEGLGKKVSLSKGCLEGITDFGRTGYGGPCPPRGKPHRYFFKLYALDMVPSLSPKARKSDLLEAIRGHVLDETKLMGTYKR
- a CDS encoding LON peptidase substrate-binding domain-containing protein, which gives rise to MNENRETLAIFPLPNVVLFPGIVVPLRIFEPRYLEMMADVLNGDGLLGIVTLKPGWEAEYENKPDVYEVGCKGLVVKCDQDEEDSLQVLVRGVGKFRIAGEIEGKSYRRAEVIPISESHVEELDTEGNQLRQELLSQLVDCGDRFIDIDQVSELSELDTNIFINAMSFVSPFDTSSKQFLLEAENVPERYRKYIQLAEFSLCDLRIQGSRVWSAECGLVH